The following proteins are encoded in a genomic region of Bacteroidota bacterium:
- a CDS encoding saccharopine dehydrogenase NADP-binding domain-containing protein — MKQVTVLGAGMVGRAIARDLAKSYAVTSVDLDEGNLSLLAQYGINTVSADLSDAKNTGVLIKDADIVVGAVPGFMGYKTVETVINAGKNIVDISFFPEDYSPLNKLAKEKGVTAIVDFGVAPGLSNLWFGNQYAKGGVKFLECMVGGLPAERRYPFQYKAPFSPVDVLEEYTRPARVKEGGRIVTREALSGSEMVDFDGIGTLEAFYTDGLRSILETIPVDDMREMTLRYPGHIDLIKALRHVGFLSEDEIEFQGKMVKPRDFTSKLLFKDWKLGAAEHEFTVMRLRSQRTVAGEEIEVIQTLLDRYDPESGVSSMSRTTGYTCTAGAGLLLNGLFTEKGCFPPEIIGMSDTCFDYVLNHLKERNITFS; from the coding sequence ATGAAGCAAGTAACAGTTCTGGGAGCCGGTATGGTCGGTCGCGCAATTGCCCGTGACCTCGCAAAATCATATGCGGTCACCTCTGTCGATCTCGATGAAGGCAATCTCTCTCTTCTCGCACAATATGGTATAAACACTGTTTCTGCCGACCTGTCGGATGCGAAAAACACAGGTGTACTGATAAAAGATGCAGATATTGTTGTCGGTGCCGTTCCCGGCTTTATGGGTTATAAAACCGTGGAAACGGTTATAAACGCCGGGAAAAATATCGTCGACATCTCCTTCTTTCCTGAGGATTATTCCCCATTGAATAAACTCGCAAAAGAAAAAGGAGTAACCGCGATAGTTGATTTTGGAGTGGCGCCGGGACTGAGCAATCTTTGGTTCGGAAACCAGTATGCGAAAGGAGGGGTGAAATTCCTCGAGTGCATGGTTGGCGGTTTGCCGGCGGAAAGAAGATATCCCTTCCAGTATAAGGCACCATTTTCACCCGTGGATGTGCTTGAAGAATATACCCGTCCCGCCCGTGTGAAGGAAGGTGGCAGAATTGTAACCCGTGAAGCTCTTTCCGGAAGTGAAATGGTGGATTTTGACGGAATCGGCACTCTGGAGGCTTTCTACACCGATGGACTTAGATCAATCCTCGAGACCATCCCCGTTGATGACATGCGGGAAATGACACTCCGTTATCCGGGACATATCGACTTGATAAAAGCCCTCAGACATGTCGGATTCCTCTCCGAAGATGAAATTGAATTTCAAGGAAAAATGGTAAAACCAAGAGATTTTACTTCGAAGTTACTTTTCAAGGACTGGAAACTTGGTGCAGCAGAACATGAGTTCACGGTGATGCGGCTCAGGTCCCAAAGAACCGTTGCGGGTGAGGAAATTGAGGTTATACAGACACTTCTCGACAGGTATGACCCCGAATCGGGAGTTTCATCAATGTCCCGAACCACAGGTTACACATGTACAGCTGGTGCGGGTTTGCTTCTCAATGGACTCTTCACCGAAAAAGGTTGTTTTCCGCCCGAAATCATCGGTATGTCAGATACCTGCTTCGACTATGTTCTGAACCACCTGAAGGAAAGGAACATCACCTTCTCTTAG
- a CDS encoding Ig-like domain-containing protein, producing the protein MKKTILIFTILLSSMAWSQITGLSGWNIVLDPGHSQQENMGIYNYPEAMKNLYVAKHLRAFLLDSTDIDTVYMTRTDSLQIVGLSQRSDYANSIGAAWFHSIHSDAGAASSNTTLLLWGQYANGLEKVPNGGKAMSDIMIGNLTKGMRTGTSRGSIGDCSFYGCTSGGPYLSVNRLTNMPSELSEAGFHTNPMQNTLNMNYEWKRLEAKTFWWSIIKFKGANRPYPGIMAGKILDQESGLPINGATVTVDGRTYKTDSYQSLFYKYTTDSTLLRNGFYYFERVPGGNQQITVSAPGYETYVGTVAMSDTFFTFKDVQLGNTTPPYIAENIPAQGDSIYPGLKNIQITFSRPMDVASVNAAISFNPPVAGTTNTWSNSDRTISITTTGMAYNTQYTMTIQPTAMDKFNHPLDGDGNGTGGDPYVLTFKTRVLDQIPPVILNHYPAASTEVKELRPVINISFNEPLKTSSLGGKISFVNTATNANVQTYTRYYPGSDVSAINIFTREDLVANQQYKLRIEAGVEDMSGNPTTQAYEFLFTRGNYATPTYTTIDAFESGIANWWVPQQSGTTTGILTDTTNIYSDGVIINHGSSSAKSMKLTYGWDVTANEWLIREYFGATSPTFGVNDYYLETYIFGDGSGNKFRFCVNDAGTGGHEVGKWITVDWFGWKLVQWDLQRDTIGSWIGNGQLEAPLGFDSYQITRTPGGKILGTLYFDDLQYARYIPVGIEPESSGLPAEYGLAQNYPNPFNPGTVIKFSLPSKSTVTLDVYSVLGEKVASLINSEMDGGTYNYRFDATDLPGGVYIYRLSTGFGVISRKMLLLK; encoded by the coding sequence ATGAAAAAGACGATTTTAATTTTTACAATTCTCCTTTCATCGATGGCATGGTCACAGATTACAGGACTTTCCGGTTGGAACATTGTGCTCGATCCCGGACACAGTCAGCAGGAAAACATGGGGATTTATAATTATCCTGAAGCGATGAAAAATCTCTATGTTGCAAAACATCTTAGGGCTTTTCTATTGGATTCAACCGATATTGATACCGTTTACATGACCAGAACAGACAGCCTGCAAATCGTTGGTTTGTCACAAAGATCCGATTATGCAAATTCAATCGGGGCTGCCTGGTTTCATTCAATCCATAGTGACGCGGGTGCTGCAAGCAGTAACACCACTTTGTTACTGTGGGGACAGTATGCCAACGGTTTGGAGAAAGTTCCTAACGGTGGCAAGGCGATGAGTGACATAATGATAGGCAATCTGACCAAAGGAATGAGGACGGGCACAAGCAGAGGGTCAATCGGTGACTGCTCATTCTATGGCTGCACCAGTGGAGGACCGTATCTTTCCGTCAACAGACTGACCAACATGCCATCAGAATTGAGTGAGGCGGGATTCCATACGAATCCGATGCAAAACACACTCAATATGAATTATGAATGGAAAAGGCTTGAGGCAAAAACATTCTGGTGGTCGATTATTAAATTCAAAGGTGCAAACCGTCCCTATCCGGGCATCATGGCAGGTAAAATCCTGGATCAGGAAAGCGGACTGCCGATTAACGGTGCGACAGTAACCGTCGATGGAAGAACCTACAAAACCGACAGTTATCAGTCACTTTTCTACAAGTATACAACCGATTCCACACTTCTTCGGAACGGGTTTTACTATTTCGAAAGGGTTCCCGGTGGAAATCAGCAGATTACTGTGAGTGCTCCAGGATACGAAACATATGTCGGAACCGTAGCCATGTCTGATACTTTCTTTACTTTCAAGGATGTGCAGCTTGGCAACACGACCCCTCCATATATTGCAGAAAACATCCCTGCACAGGGGGATTCCATCTACCCAGGTCTGAAGAACATTCAGATTACCTTTAGCAGACCGATGGATGTTGCTTCCGTGAATGCAGCCATATCATTCAATCCGCCGGTTGCCGGAACTACAAACACTTGGAGTAACTCCGACAGAACGATAAGCATTACGACTACCGGAATGGCTTACAACACACAGTATACCATGACGATTCAGCCAACTGCGATGGACAAGTTTAACCATCCTCTCGATGGTGATGGAAACGGCACAGGCGGCGATCCGTATGTATTGACATTCAAGACCAGAGTGCTTGATCAGATTCCGCCGGTTATTCTTAACCATTATCCCGCCGCAAGTACCGAAGTGAAAGAGTTGCGACCTGTAATAAATATTTCCTTTAATGAGCCGTTAAAAACTTCGTCACTCGGCGGTAAAATATCGTTTGTAAATACCGCAACGAATGCAAATGTCCAAACATACACCAGGTATTATCCCGGAAGTGATGTCTCGGCAATTAATATCTTCACAAGAGAGGACCTGGTCGCGAATCAACAGTACAAGCTGAGAATTGAAGCCGGTGTGGAAGACATGAGTGGAAACCCTACAACTCAGGCTTATGAGTTCCTTTTTACGCGCGGTAATTATGCCACTCCGACTTATACCACCATTGATGCTTTCGAATCGGGAATTGCCAACTGGTGGGTACCACAGCAGTCTGGAACCACGACGGGAATACTTACAGATACCACCAACATATATTCTGATGGTGTGATAATCAATCACGGTTCATCCAGCGCAAAATCGATGAAGCTTACTTATGGCTGGGATGTAACTGCAAATGAGTGGCTGATCAGAGAATATTTTGGAGCCACTTCGCCAACTTTTGGTGTCAATGATTACTATCTCGAAACTTATATTTTCGGAGACGGAAGTGGAAACAAATTCCGATTCTGTGTGAATGATGCCGGAACGGGCGGCCACGAAGTCGGGAAATGGATTACGGTTGACTGGTTCGGCTGGAAACTCGTACAGTGGGATCTTCAAAGAGACACAATCGGAAGCTGGATTGGTAACGGTCAGCTTGAAGCACCTCTTGGTTTCGACAGTTATCAGATTACAAGAACACCGGGTGGCAAGATACTTGGAACTTTATATTTCGATGACCTGCAGTATGCCAGATATATCCCGGTAGGAATTGAGCCCGAATCAAGCGGACTGCCTGCAGAATACGGACTTGCACAAAATTATCCGAATCCCTTCAATCCCGGAACTGTCATAAAGTTTAGCCTCCCCTCAAAAAGTACTGTTACACTTGATGTATATTCCGTACTCGGTGAAAAGGTCGCTTCGTTGATTAATAGTGAAATGGATGGTGGAACCTACAACTACAGATTTGATGCAACAGATTTACCCGGCGGGGTCTACATCTACAGGCTTTCCACCGGTTTCGGTGTGATCAGCAGGAAAATGCTTCTACTTAAATAG
- a CDS encoding Hsp20/alpha crystallin family protein, with product MSNEIKKTDNNEAMVSLTEDTWKEAFDKENWVLPEVNLLEDDEAFFVYASMPGVKKDDVRIKLENGNLVLMGRIDRSKQEGKKILLKEINTGNFYRKFKVADSIDTESVDASFQDGQLVLRLAKHERIKPKTIEIK from the coding sequence ATGTCAAACGAAATTAAAAAGACAGATAACAACGAGGCAATGGTAAGCCTGACCGAGGATACCTGGAAAGAAGCCTTCGATAAGGAAAACTGGGTACTCCCCGAGGTCAATCTCCTCGAAGATGATGAAGCTTTCTTCGTATATGCTTCAATGCCCGGCGTGAAAAAAGATGATGTCCGCATCAAACTTGAAAACGGAAATCTCGTTCTGATGGGAAGAATCGACAGAAGTAAACAGGAGGGCAAGAAAATATTGCTGAAGGAGATCAACACCGGCAACTTCTACCGCAAGTTCAAGGTAGCTGACTCAATCGATACCGAAAGTGTTGATGCCTCATTCCAGGACGGGCAACTGGTTCTCCGCCTCGCAAAACACGAGAGAATAAAACCAAAGACCATCGAAATAAAATAA
- a CDS encoding Hsp20/alpha crystallin family protein has translation MRTLVYNPVKEMLRMSNEIADSLEREFKSSFSMPAVFSPRADIIEKDGVVTIHLELPGLKKEDIKLSVVENTITVEGEKNLTADENTRYYISERIAGSFKRSFKMPFEVDRNSIEASFKDGILSISLKKADKEPDTNKSIEIK, from the coding sequence ATGAGAACTTTAGTTTATAATCCGGTAAAAGAAATGTTAAGAATGAGCAACGAGATTGCTGATTCACTCGAGAGGGAATTCAAGTCATCATTTTCGATGCCGGCTGTTTTCAGTCCCAGAGCAGACATAATTGAAAAAGATGGTGTTGTCACCATTCACCTTGAATTGCCGGGATTGAAAAAAGAGGATATTAAGCTTTCGGTTGTAGAGAATACAATTACTGTCGAGGGTGAGAAAAACTTGACTGCGGATGAGAATACACGCTACTATATCAGCGAAAGAATTGCAGGATCGTTCAAACGCAGTTTCAAGATGCCGTTCGAAGTCGACAGAAACAGCATCGAAGCTTCCTTCAAAGATGGTATTCTTTCTATCTCCCTTAAAAAAGCAGATAAAGAACCCGATACAAACAAAAGCATTGAAATAAAATAA
- a CDS encoding adenylate/guanylate cyclase domain-containing protein, producing MRFRSRYSIKTILTAGLIVILLQVITQLLFNVSGNSYDHKATDVIYSFAYKNGATPAASNRVVFLTINDQTYDWLKSNQLDRKFLAKAIDDLSSYSPEAVMFDILFARPSSPVADSIFAESLRSAGNICLPAGLSVSFENKGGMDKEGVYYNRLVNEFLIHPRESGEGQPFIAGRGLYQADIFAGVTSTSGHITAVSESDGVYRFYPMLIKVDSGYLPTSTLAMFLKMYDITPDSIYVKWGESITIPALKESKLEKDVVIPIDKHGQTFIPYPSKWQDDKRKMEIKNFTGRAENPELTDELTAFFEGNVVFVGDVSTGISDTGPTTLDIAAPLVVIHAAIMNALMTDSFFRSFGIFTFLLVITGVTVLMTVMSTLKNGIFLHFFFIAALLLSLPFAYLMIAERILFPVVTFQAFTVLGYLSLLLTIQYTSAKEQSFIKSAFSRYLSPSVVDRLIENRESLALGGEERELTVLFSDIAGFTTISETIKPQELVKLLNEYFTEMTSIVTTNGGIIDKYIGDAIMAEFGAPLAFDGHALAAVNSALQMQRRCDDLNRIWKEKGHPEIRMRVGINTGGVILGNMGSQQVFDYTVVGDTVNLASRLEGAGKVYGCNIMISETVYDQIKTAGIKTRALDFIKVKGKNKAVKVFEVISDEVYEKESVYFLKFEEALGNYFAQQFESAAALFRECLDLKPGDAASKEFLKRIKYFTENEVPSDWDGSFQMKEK from the coding sequence TTGCGATTCAGAAGCAGATATTCGATAAAAACCATTTTAACTGCAGGATTGATTGTCATACTTCTTCAGGTTATCACTCAACTGTTGTTTAATGTAAGCGGGAATTCCTATGACCACAAGGCAACCGATGTAATCTACTCGTTCGCATATAAAAATGGAGCAACGCCTGCTGCAAGCAACAGGGTGGTATTCCTGACTATAAATGATCAGACCTATGACTGGTTGAAATCCAATCAGCTTGACAGAAAATTTCTGGCAAAGGCAATCGATGATCTGTCGTCGTACTCACCTGAAGCTGTAATGTTTGATATACTGTTTGCGAGACCATCCTCTCCGGTTGCCGATTCCATTTTTGCTGAATCATTAAGAAGTGCGGGTAATATCTGTCTTCCCGCAGGACTCTCTGTATCGTTCGAGAATAAGGGAGGGATGGACAAGGAAGGTGTTTACTATAACCGGCTTGTAAATGAGTTTTTGATCCATCCAAGGGAATCGGGGGAAGGACAGCCTTTCATAGCAGGAAGAGGCCTTTATCAGGCGGATATTTTCGCAGGAGTTACCTCCACTTCCGGTCATATCACAGCAGTCTCGGAATCGGACGGGGTATACAGATTTTATCCCATGCTCATAAAAGTTGACAGCGGTTATTTACCGACTTCAACCCTGGCGATGTTTCTTAAGATGTATGATATAACCCCTGACAGCATCTATGTGAAATGGGGGGAGAGCATCACCATTCCGGCGCTAAAGGAGAGCAAACTTGAAAAAGATGTGGTTATACCGATTGATAAGCATGGTCAGACTTTTATTCCCTACCCTTCGAAATGGCAGGATGATAAAAGGAAGATGGAGATAAAGAATTTCACCGGGAGAGCAGAGAACCCCGAATTGACGGATGAACTGACTGCCTTTTTTGAAGGAAATGTCGTCTTTGTGGGAGATGTATCGACGGGAATTTCAGATACGGGACCCACCACTCTCGATATTGCTGCACCACTGGTTGTGATCCATGCCGCGATCATGAACGCACTTATGACAGACAGTTTTTTCAGGTCGTTTGGAATTTTTACTTTTCTTCTCGTGATAACTGGTGTTACTGTTTTGATGACAGTTATGAGTACTCTAAAAAACGGTATATTCCTCCACTTCTTTTTTATCGCTGCATTGCTTCTCTCCTTGCCTTTTGCCTATTTAATGATAGCCGAGCGGATCCTCTTCCCGGTTGTTACATTTCAGGCATTTACAGTGCTGGGGTATCTGTCGTTGCTGCTGACAATCCAATATACATCAGCAAAGGAGCAGTCGTTCATTAAATCGGCGTTTTCCAGGTATCTTTCTCCCTCGGTCGTGGACAGGTTGATCGAAAACAGGGAGAGTCTTGCTCTTGGTGGTGAGGAAAGGGAATTGACGGTACTTTTTTCCGACATCGCAGGTTTTACGACAATTTCCGAGACGATTAAACCTCAGGAGCTGGTAAAACTGCTGAACGAGTATTTTACAGAGATGACCTCTATTGTGACGACCAACGGAGGGATAATAGACAAGTATATTGGTGATGCTATAATGGCTGAATTTGGAGCTCCACTTGCATTTGACGGGCATGCCCTGGCGGCTGTGAACTCGGCTCTTCAAATGCAAAGACGGTGTGATGATCTCAACAGAATCTGGAAAGAAAAAGGACATCCTGAGATACGAATGAGAGTCGGGATTAACACCGGTGGCGTGATTCTCGGGAACATGGGTTCGCAGCAGGTTTTTGATTATACTGTCGTTGGGGATACGGTGAACCTTGCTTCCAGACTGGAAGGTGCGGGAAAAGTTTACGGTTGCAACATTATGATCTCTGAGACGGTTTATGATCAGATTAAAACAGCGGGAATAAAAACCAGGGCTCTCGATTTCATAAAAGTGAAAGGGAAAAACAAAGCAGTGAAAGTTTTTGAAGTAATTTCCGATGAAGTTTACGAAAAAGAGAGTGTTTATTTTCTAAAATTTGAGGAAGCGCTGGGGAACTACTTTGCACAACAGTTTGAAAGTGCTGCAGCTCTGTTTAGAGAGTGTCTTGATTTGAAACCCGGTGATGCTGCATCAAAAGAGTTTCTGAAAAGAATAAAGTATTTCACTGAAAATGAAGTTCCTTCTGACTGGGACGGCTCTTTCCAAATGAAGGAAAAATAA
- a CDS encoding tetratricopeptide repeat protein: protein MRRSIFLFFLLFSFAVYSQTYKELAIKVQNFFSQGNYGIALVFAEQAAVQAEKEFGNSDTSYAKALNNLAMVYQKRLRYLDAERTFQKTLKIKEKAVGTSNFSYSTTLINLADLYKTRKDYVKAFEYYQLAANIDKGIVGENSEIYASNLANLGRISYFLQDIGKAFNYLGSALKIREKTLGKDNAQYAVNQVYLADVYQLTGDYHTADSLYKLGLSILTYKIGTIHPLFLGALRQLANLYIQKGELRIADSLLFNALSIIEPRYTKKSLVFFDFLGDYATLKLKQGDLIKAEELGIEVYNGRKELLDSLHPDINKSALHLAKVFFKQDRFEESSIMLAEIFGRCLDIRQVLYPALPIPDIQLVEKDAEEAFGLYNSIFMKKMASNDEIRHLAFNNYLILSMLNPGKYWFSKKQLDGKYLTEEESDYVFWLRHAEYYCNLKLLPKKDLAAWNENLETVYNAVTSTASRLASDSVFAKSYLKFSFEWKEYLKTLAKDEVTIVILRGETNSGEYPGENSYGALILDGEKDSDPRFMEIKEGNKLEEEVLADYKKADSDKRGTKFYKELWGDISAVLTNKKKLHIKLSGIYKQVAIELLFDQAQGKTLGELYQIESE, encoded by the coding sequence ATGAGACGATCAATTTTCCTGTTTTTTCTTCTTTTTTCATTCGCAGTTTATTCACAGACCTACAAAGAACTCGCAATAAAAGTGCAAAATTTCTTCTCACAAGGAAATTATGGCATAGCCCTCGTGTTTGCCGAACAGGCAGCAGTGCAGGCTGAAAAGGAATTCGGGAACAGCGACACCTCATATGCAAAGGCGTTAAACAATCTGGCGATGGTCTATCAAAAGAGACTGCGTTACCTTGATGCGGAGCGGACATTCCAAAAGACCCTGAAAATAAAAGAAAAAGCTGTGGGGACTTCCAACTTTTCATACTCAACAACCTTGATCAATCTGGCAGATCTCTATAAAACCAGAAAAGACTATGTGAAGGCTTTTGAATACTATCAGCTTGCAGCAAATATTGACAAGGGGATTGTCGGGGAAAACAGTGAAATTTATGCCTCAAATCTAGCAAATCTTGGCAGAATCAGCTACTTCCTTCAGGATATCGGCAAGGCATTCAATTACCTTGGGAGTGCTTTGAAGATTAGAGAGAAAACCCTCGGAAAAGACAATGCACAATATGCAGTAAATCAGGTTTATCTTGCCGATGTTTATCAGCTTACGGGTGATTATCATACCGCTGACTCACTTTACAAGCTGGGACTTTCGATTCTCACATACAAGATTGGTACAATTCATCCTCTCTTTCTCGGTGCTCTCCGACAACTTGCCAACCTTTATATACAAAAAGGGGAGCTCAGAATCGCAGACTCTCTTTTGTTTAATGCTTTAAGTATAATTGAACCAAGATATACGAAAAAGAGTCTGGTTTTTTTCGATTTCCTCGGAGATTATGCAACCCTCAAATTGAAACAGGGTGATCTGATCAAGGCTGAGGAGCTCGGAATTGAAGTATATAACGGTCGCAAGGAGTTGCTCGACAGTCTACACCCTGACATCAACAAATCAGCTCTCCATCTCGCTAAAGTTTTTTTCAAACAGGATCGATTTGAAGAATCTTCGATAATGCTGGCTGAGATTTTCGGCAGATGTCTGGATATCCGGCAAGTACTTTACCCGGCACTTCCGATACCCGACATTCAGCTCGTTGAGAAAGATGCTGAGGAGGCGTTTGGTCTCTACAATTCAATTTTTATGAAAAAAATGGCTTCAAATGACGAAATCCGTCATCTGGCTTTTAATAATTATCTTATACTCTCAATGCTGAATCCGGGAAAGTACTGGTTCTCAAAAAAACAGCTTGATGGAAAGTATCTTACAGAAGAGGAGAGCGATTATGTTTTTTGGCTTCGTCATGCCGAGTACTACTGCAATCTAAAACTCCTTCCGAAGAAGGATCTTGCAGCGTGGAACGAAAATCTGGAAACGGTTTATAATGCAGTAACCTCGACTGCCTCGCGACTTGCTTCAGATTCAGTGTTCGCAAAGTCGTATCTCAAATTTTCATTTGAATGGAAAGAGTACCTGAAGACTCTTGCAAAGGATGAGGTCACGATAGTTATACTTAGAGGTGAGACAAACAGCGGCGAATATCCGGGTGAAAACAGCTACGGAGCACTCATTCTTGATGGTGAAAAAGATTCAGACCCCCGGTTTATGGAAATAAAGGAGGGTAACAAACTTGAAGAGGAAGTGCTCGCAGACTATAAAAAAGCTGATTCCGACAAGAGGGGTACCAAATTTTATAAAGAGCTCTGGGGTGACATTTCAGCCGTCCTTACAAATAAAAAGAAGCTCCACATCAAACTGTCCGGTATTTACAAACAGGTGGCTATAGAGCTTCTTTTTGACCAGGCACAAGGGAAAACCCTTGGCGAGTTGTATCAGATAGAATCGGAGTAG
- the cas6 gene encoding CRISPR-associated endoribonuclease Cas6, producing MRIRISVHFEPKKLSVNYNYGISTAIRRLLRIGTPKFAEFLKDNDYKIDPKKFDLFTFSLRFEKMKMSGPMIQLLSPKAYIHVSFPILHEFLDFDQLDQSVKHELKIKIAGEDVEVRGAKLDFIPESSFSSEMRFIFLSPLVQSTFRFINQKERIYFLRPEDKHELDALLRDNLIDKYKAISKNYGYQAGPLHIFWDQEYASKHERITKKISVENPKAKPMDLIGILSPCTIIGDPNLIKTGFIAGFGEKTYLGMGMAEHLYETSYSDSI from the coding sequence ATGCGAATAAGAATATCGGTTCATTTTGAACCAAAAAAATTGTCTGTAAATTATAACTACGGAATTTCAACTGCCATAAGGCGGTTGCTAAGGATAGGTACGCCCAAATTTGCCGAATTTTTGAAGGATAACGATTACAAAATCGATCCAAAGAAATTTGACCTTTTCACTTTCTCCCTAAGATTCGAGAAAATGAAGATGTCGGGTCCAATGATACAGTTGCTTTCTCCTAAAGCCTACATTCATGTCTCTTTCCCCATTCTTCACGAATTCCTCGATTTCGACCAGCTCGACCAGTCGGTTAAACACGAGTTGAAAATCAAAATCGCAGGTGAGGATGTGGAAGTGAGGGGAGCAAAACTCGATTTTATTCCTGAATCCTCCTTCTCTTCCGAGATGAGGTTCATTTTTCTTTCTCCACTGGTTCAATCAACATTCAGATTTATTAACCAGAAAGAAAGAATTTATTTCCTGAGACCTGAAGACAAGCATGAACTCGATGCCCTGCTCAGGGATAATCTTATCGACAAATATAAGGCTATCTCGAAAAACTACGGTTACCAGGCAGGACCTCTTCACATTTTTTGGGATCAGGAATACGCCAGCAAGCATGAGCGGATAACCAAAAAGATTTCTGTTGAGAATCCGAAAGCAAAACCGATGGATTTGATCGGCATCCTCTCACCATGCACCATCATAGGTGATCCAAATCTTATTAAGACCGGATTTATTGCAGGATTTGGTGAAAAAACATACCTGGGAATGGGTATGGCAGAACACCTCTACGAGACTTCCTACTCCGATTCTATCTGA
- a CDS encoding sulfite exporter TauE/SafE family protein: MDDLLKYSLLLVTGFFTGILNIMAGGGSILTLPALIYIGLDPNLANGTNRIFILMQNLTAVVAFSNEKMSYFKESFRLAIFTIPGAVIGALAAVRIEGDVFVKILGIVTIVLSLLMFIPVKTGEDANPVKTKALLYPLLFAIGFYGGFIQAGTGIFIMFILRSFLKIDLVKVNVHKVFIAFIFTIPAFFIFVYHGQIDWIAGFILGIGSIFGAWFSAKTVLKLGEKVVKIVLLISSFLIALDLLDVI; this comes from the coding sequence TTGGACGACCTTCTCAAATATTCTCTTCTTCTTGTAACCGGATTTTTTACCGGGATTTTGAACATTATGGCAGGAGGGGGATCGATTCTAACTCTACCCGCATTGATTTACATTGGACTGGATCCGAATCTTGCAAATGGAACAAACCGCATCTTCATCCTTATGCAGAATCTGACGGCAGTGGTTGCCTTCTCCAATGAGAAGATGAGTTACTTCAAGGAATCGTTCAGACTGGCGATTTTCACCATACCGGGTGCAGTAATAGGTGCCTTGGCTGCAGTAAGGATAGAGGGGGATGTATTTGTAAAAATACTCGGTATTGTCACCATTGTTCTTTCGTTGTTAATGTTTATACCGGTAAAAACCGGCGAGGATGCAAACCCTGTAAAAACAAAAGCCTTGCTCTACCCCCTCCTGTTTGCGATTGGCTTTTACGGAGGTTTTATTCAGGCGGGAACGGGAATATTTATAATGTTTATTCTAAGGAGTTTTCTAAAAATAGACCTCGTTAAGGTAAATGTTCACAAGGTTTTTATAGCTTTTATTTTTACCATTCCCGCTTTTTTTATCTTTGTTTATCACGGACAGATTGACTGGATTGCGGGCTTCATTCTGGGTATTGGTTCCATTTTCGGAGCGTGGTTCTCAGCAAAAACAGTCCTCAAACTTGGTGAAAAAGTCGTCAAAATTGTCCTTCTAATTTCCAGTTTTCTCATTGCCTTAGACCTGTTGGATGTTATTTAA
- a CDS encoding LexA family transcriptional regulator — translation MREKSLIASRLREFAYSKTDRLTEFAKSLDMLPQTLNSYLSGKITPGSELLIKLSEMGCDIEWLLTGRPEGETRARKNTGDRKERVYPVMGTVPAGKAEIQDWSDLNEFRDLEYDPDTHFYLKVDEEFGYSMMPLVNPGDYVLVSMYGKVKPGDLVVALYDKTKGALKIYNENENLPGIAMLSSYNQSIQPMVFKIDEIKIYKVVLIEKKG, via the coding sequence ATGAGAGAAAAATCTTTAATAGCATCAAGATTAAGAGAATTCGCTTATTCGAAAACCGACAGGTTAACAGAGTTTGCAAAGTCGCTTGATATGTTGCCCCAAACGCTAAATTCATACCTCTCCGGGAAGATCACTCCCGGATCAGAGCTTTTGATAAAGCTTTCAGAGATGGGGTGCGACATCGAATGGCTCCTTACCGGCAGACCCGAAGGTGAAACAAGAGCCCGAAAGAATACGGGTGACAGAAAAGAGCGGGTGTATCCGGTGATGGGAACTGTACCGGCAGGGAAAGCCGAAATTCAGGACTGGAGCGATCTGAATGAGTTCCGTGATCTTGAGTATGATCCCGACACACACTTCTACCTTAAAGTTGATGAAGAGTTTGGTTACAGTATGATGCCTCTGGTAAATCCGGGTGATTATGTTCTTGTGAGCATGTACGGAAAAGTGAAGCCGGGGGATCTGGTAGTTGCCCTGTATGATAAAACAAAGGGGGCATTAAAGATATACAATGAAAATGAAAATCTGCCCGGGATTGCCATGTTGAGTTCTTATAATCAGTCAATTCAACCCATGGTTTTCAAGATAGATGAAATTAAAATTTATAAAGTAGTACTGATAGAAAAGAAGGGTTGA